The Cheilinus undulatus linkage group 21, ASM1832078v1, whole genome shotgun sequence region ACTTTGTCCAACTTTACCCTCTTTTTagtctcttcctctctctctttaaataATGCCTTTCAGCAGGGCTCCACTGACCACTGAGCCTGGTTAATGATTACAGCTACTGTCTACAAAGTTGCAGAAAGTGGAGCAGACAGGCTGCCTTGGTTCATGGGAAATGAGTCTCTTTATATGTTTGTGGGAAAAGGAGTGAGAGGGAAACCCTTGCAAAACCATCATACAGTCATGCCGTCAGCAAGAGCATGCACTCACCCATATGTATGTCAGCCACTGGGACACGTGCTTACACATCATGCACCCACAGACTAACGCCTGGTTACTTTGTCTGGTAAGAGCAAATGTATTTCAGTTGCATTTGGCAGCATATGTTTGCAGATCTTTTAAATTGTAAGGCTGTTGGTTCATCCCTTCAGTGTAAAGCATCAGATTTACATGCAGAACATATGCTTTCAATGCGCTAATAGACTGGGATGGGTTTCACTCAAATTCTCTTCTAAGGACAGCATACCAGACACTTCTTTGGTTAAATGTGTCTTTAAACAACAACAGATTTGTGGCTTCAGTATGTCTGATGGTGCTGTGATCTCAACTGAACCAGCCTTGACCTGATGTCAGAACAGACAAGAGAAGCTTTGATCCCTGAGGCGCCCGGGGCAATCAGTCAGTCTGTACTATAGCTAATGCTCACTGCATCCTGTGGTCATTACACTGAACAGGCCATTTAGAAAATATAGCTTTAGATATTATCTGAATTCTGCTTCATTATATACAGGGTGAACCTAAAGGTTGGAACTAAGCTTGTTCAACTCTGGAACACtgttgacattttcagtcaaagTACACTTAACATGCATACATTACAGCCCATGCATCAGTCATTGCACATTGTGCTCTTGTAGGTTAACAAGAAAATCAATGCACATCAGCACAACAGCCTCCTTCCACCACAAGACTAGAACAGAATGGAATTTGAAACGTTTTAGCCAAAAATGTTTCCATGGTCAAGGTGTTTTTTGCAGAAACGTTTCAGATTTCGTTCCGTTCTCCGGCTTCACCCTAATCTCTCAGGGGAGTTTGTGCCGTCCATCACACAGGTGAGTAACCTCTGGCACACACTGACACTCAAGcgctgacaaaaaaagatgaaggcAGACAGCCGCCAAATGTGACTTACTAAGTGAGTGCATCTGTGCTGAGCCGCAGGTGTCTTACAGATGAGACAAACTGTTTCCTGGATTTTTTTGGTATGTGTTTGATGTTCCAGAGTGGTCTGGTTTTGGAAATTGCATCATTCAGAGTTTATTCCCTGGAGTCAGAATGTCCTTTAAATTGCTTTTACATCTTCTGCATGAGACTGTTCTGTGATAGACATAACCCagcctttttcctgttttgatcCCTTTTGTTTAGCACAGTGAAGTTGAGCCAAGGTAGCGAGTACTGTTTGTAATGAGCTTTGATCgattgtgtgtctctgtgtcatCCAGGCAGTGTGGCGAGCGTAGATAAGCCCCCTTATGAGGTGAAAACCCTTCCCTGTCCTGCAGTATCCGCTCCAAGCAGGAATAAGGGATGTCACGGCTGTTCTTCCTTTTGGCAATGCTTATTTTCTCCTGCAGCATCCAGGTAGGTCTTCAGAGGACAAGCACAGGCACACCCACACAAATCACACAAGAAAGCACTTATACATTCTTACATTTCCAAGatgtggatggccaccatgcaAGCCATTGAACTCCCATTAGTGTTTGACCTTTACAGTGTGGGGGTGGTTGTAGTTTTCCTAACTCTGCTGACTTCTGAAACAAGCCAGAGAGGGTTCAAGCTTAAACAAACTGTCCTGCTCTTTCATGACACGATTGTTATACAATGGTGCAACATCAGTGAGCTATTCGTGATGTTAAATTATTTGCAAATGCAAAAAGGGTTTTCATCATGGCCTAACAAGAGTATAAAGCTGGAGGCTGGTTCTGCACCAAATCAGCCACATGCTATCCAAATGGATTGAGGCTAATTTGCAACCAGCACCAGGAAAGCAGTGCCTCTTTTGCAGTAGATGCAACAAAACAACTGACCAGTGAGCCTGGGTGGGCACAAATATGCAACAATAAGCCTGTGAGCCTGAGCTCAGGGTAAACACAGCCCTGTTAGATGCATTTGGGGATTGTGACAGGAATTTATAGATTTTGTACAGAAGGAGTGAAGCAAAATCATACGTGAACAGACAGCCAGTTGAGAGGACCACCTCTGTTGTTACTGATAACGTATATTTTCAGCTTGGAGCAATAACATTTAGACTCTTCTGCCATTATTGATTAGATAGGAATAATGTGTATTTGCAGATCTGTATGCATTTACACTAAACTGTGTAAGCATTAGTAGATCTATTTACACATTTGCAATTAGATTTGTAACAACAGTAGCTCCATGTACAAAGCCTTGCTCCAGGCACCACATCAGAGTGTTATCTTGATGGATGAAATCCCTGGTTTTGGTCGGGTTGTTTACAGCTATCGCATAAATGAGTTACAGAGGAAAACATGATGTCTAATGGAATTACACCTGCAAGCTCGGTCAGACACACTCAAGCACAATCATTCACACCTAACATGCAAAATAATCAAGTCACATTACACTCATCCTCCTAATGCAGCGGTCTATTTAAGATgatctcttcctctgctctgcaatTGCCAGCTCTGCCCTGAATCAGAACCGCGCTCTCACTTCAAcacacctccaccccagcttccacCTGTCAGCTCCAACAAGGGGTTTAAGATGTTATCTCATCCCTCCACATATTCTgcatataaaatacatttctgaggAGTGATGAAGTCTGAGCCTGATGGCAAACATGTTACGCTGCTGTAGGCTTGAATAATTACAAACAAGAGTTGACCGACTGACCTCggttaacattttttaatttaaagttttcatGGTTCGTGTGAAGtccacatttttgcacataCTATGCCACTAAGTATACAACTGTGTGACCTTTTGCTGAATGTTTCATGTTTGTGCTCCATTTCATTAGGTATCTCCGACTGCTACTCTGGATAAGCTAAAGGAGAGTTGGACACTGTACATGGAGGAGTGTGATCGCAACAACAGCCGAGACCCACCAACAACTGGTGAGCTGAAAACCGTTAAACCTTTTCCACTGAGTAAGTCTGCAGTAACACAAAATGTTGGCCTCTTATGACAACAGACATACATCCAGTTGATGTACGGTAGTTTTATATATAGACTACACATCTGCTGTATTTTGAGTACTGTTTCTGGCTGCCTTTTGAATGTAGTTCAGTTTTTACCCTTCCTCAGTGTCCTGCATGGGTCCAGTTTTGCAAACTAGCATCTGCCCACACCTGCAGAGCTCAAAACCAAAACCTGACCCACGTCCTGTGTGTATCCCCATTTAATACCCAGACCCACCAGGACCCATGAATAGCAGAACATGAGCCGAaccatgaatgaaaaaaatgtgtaggCTACAATGAAGAATTGCATATGTTAACATATGTTAAATACACATCCATTACACTCAGTTTTAATTAAATGGGCTGTTTCTCTTACCTGTACAGAGGTGGTCTCATTTATATATGTCTGGGGAATTCAGCTTTAATAAAAAGATGTATTTTACATATTAAAACTGGTGCTTGATTGGCGCATACTTGAGGAATACATAACGTTGCATGAAAAGAAATGGCAGAGAGGGATGCAGAGATTGGATATGAGTTAATCAGCCTATTTATTCAAACAGGACCCCAAACATCATTATCTTCTAGCCGTAGAATTTTTCTCTTGTTGctcattttattacatttaatcTGTTACATCATTATTGCTGCAGTAAAACCTTCCTTTATGTATGCAGACTCACACTGCCTAGTTCACATGCCCATATAGTATTTGTGGTTATGTTAGTCTGAGTCATGTTCATAGTAGTTGCTCCATTCTTCTTAGAATTTTCCTCCCATTTTAAGAAGAGGTAAGTTGCTAGTTTTTAGTAGTGCAGCAAGTTTAATATCCATGCCCCTCACAGTGGCtgcttgattctgattggctagaaGAGTGCATGTTATTTTAAGTCAAATAATTAGCATAGACAAAAAGAATACTGACTGTAATATGGACTTAGACAAATGTAATTAAATGTTATTGTCacaaaaatgtaatcttttattcattttttcccccattccCCCTTATTTGCTCCTAGTCAGGGCCTCAGTTTGAAAAATGCTGCAGTAGACcattttcagcagcagcaaTTTCCCCTCCCCTGTTCCAAGCACTGTATAATCCCCTCACTCTCAGCTGTCCAGTTTTCTATTTGCTGCCCCACACTCTCTGCTTTTGCTCACGCTGAGAGAAGTCTGGCTCCAGTTTGCTCCGCTGACAGAGTGTTTAACTACATGGCAACTATGCCACTTCAGTTGTAATACTGTCTGCCTCATTGTGAACTACAATCACAGAACACTGATGCTCCAACTTATAAAAAGGATGCTTCCCACATTGCACACAAATCACACCTCTTAGCTGCTTTCATACATTCTTCACTGAATGTACCAGAGTCTGTGCATGTGTATAGGAGATGGAAAAGATACCTTCATATGTCAGACTTCTGCCTACAAATAACCAGCACTGCTTAAATCCTCTGTGAATAACATGAAATAGGGATATGATCAGAATGTCATCAATATTGGACTTTACTCTGAAGTCAAGATGAAAGACCATGATGTGAACAAATGGCCTAATGACCAGCAGCTGCAACTTCAAAGACGTGTTACTGTACTCCATGATGACTCAGACCACTCCAGGTCATACATACAGACATGTAAGGGCTGTGATTATACAGGAGAATCTCACCCATATTTCATGTTGCACATCTCCAGGTCTTGTGTGCAACAGGACTTTTGACAACTATGCATGCTGGCCTGATGGACTCCCCAACACCACAGTCAGTGTGTCATGTCCGTGGTATCTGCCATGGTACCATAAAGGTAAGATGTGTGGTGGTAATTTGTGAGTTGTGTTTAAATAGCTGGCAGAAAAAGACAGCTGACTGTGATtactgttgtgtgtttgtgtagtcAAGCATGGTAGAGTGTATCAGGAGTGTGATGCCAGCGGTCAGTGGGTGATGACGAAAAATACCAGTGAGTGTGACTCCAATGATCCAAGTTTggtaagaataaaaatattacttttttatCTCTCAGTTAAGTATTTGACCAGTATTATTACATGTGCTGCTTACTGCTTTGATTCATATTCTCTTTTGTTTCTTcctattattttaatgatcttaCATTTCTTGTTCTTAGATCTCTTTAtatgtagctgggttcctgtgttgcctggattcGTATGGTCATTCTTGttctttgattttattctgGAATTTTATATATCAAGGTTTCATAATGTATTTCTAACTTGACGTGTTTTCAGGCTCTGTAATGGGTCTACTAGGATGATTATGAAGTTGTAGTTCAttgctggttttatttttcatgggtTCTCCTGTTGATGCGGTTTTGTCTTATGTTCTTTGCTTGTGTTATGAtgctttgttttaattgtgtttctacttattgtcaaagcattttgcaaacctttgtttttaaaggtgctatacacaTAAAgttagtattattattagtaCTATTATTAACTCTGAGATCCATATGTTTGTTTTCTATTGCAGCAGTACTATGCCTATATTCGAATCATGTACACAGTGGGCTACTCCTTATCACTGGTGGCTCTGGTGTTGGCCCTTGGCGTCCTCATATTCTTCAGGTAAAGATACTTTTCTgttaaatcatttcaaaaattgaaaaaataaaaccttgatGTATcacctcaataaattcttcaTCAAACCCAGAAAAGTTAGTAAACCAGCTCTGGCTTTGGTGAAGAATTAGAAGAATTAAAGGTTATCGTTCTCATGTCGTTTGGGGTGCAGCTGGTCTGCTCAGCATATCTTAGTGCAAAGATGAAACAAAGCTGACCTGACTTCATTAAAAGCTAACCAAATGCAGCCTCGAGCAGCAATAAAGGTCACTTCTTAATAACTTTCCTATCAAAGTGTTAGTTTCACTTAGCAGTAACCTTGATGAATCTTTAATAGTTGCCTGGCAACTGTTCCTGGTCATGCAACAGTCCAGTACATAATTGTTCCTGTTAAAAAAGCAAACTGACACTTTGACATTTGCGCAAATTAGTCCTCTTTTAGAAGTGCTGCTGTTACTGTTGGTCAGAGCCAGTGAGTTACTCTGTTTCTAGTCTCTGACGCTGCTGGCTTTAGCTTCATATTAACATACAGAACTTAGAGCGGTATTAATCCCTCCAGTGCTAACCGAGGGTAAAGAACAAATAAGCTTTGCTGCTTAATAGAGAGCTGTGTTGTTGCAGTATATCACTGAATGGTCACAGTCACTGTTGTTGCCTCTCATTCACTAGGAAGCTGCATTGCATGAGGAACAACATCCATATGAATCTGTTTGCCTCCTTCATTCTGCGAGCTCTGTCCATCCTCATCAAAGATGCTCTGTTGGAAGCCAACATCACATCACATGACCTCAGCAGAGACCAGGACCAAGGATTCCCCCAGGCATCTATGCCTCCAGTGGAGCTGCTGGTTAACAATGAGGTCAGCCATGTTTAACAAGCTATGTGGGGACAAGTCTTTGCATAGCATCATTAAAATCATCAGGGCCTTGTCTAAGTGATCTTAAAGCTTTGTCTAAAATGTCTGATGGTTGTGCATCAAATAGGTGTTCATTGAAAAGATGCATTgccttgaaaaatgtaatactGCTCAAGATAACACTTCTTTGCATatgcaaactttttttgcacatttaaatgtAGAAATGCTCCATAAGATGTCTTTAAATTACACAGTTCTGGCTTTAATAATGCatgttttccttgttttgttATTAATAATGAAATAAGTTGTAAACCTTATGATGCAAgataatgtttttcttttccatgtgagagttttgcatttttaatagCTCATATGCATAGCTTGATCTCACTATCATCCACAACAATATCTAAAGAGTTCTTTTGGAAGTTTGAGACTGCAAAACAACAGATACTGCACAACCCAGTGTGTTAGCAtcttaaaggggacacattttaacccttttaagacaaggtTATaatgttctcagaggtccccaaaacatgcctgtgtagtttgttgctgtaaaaacactctagaataggatttttgcatgtctaaaacacACTCAGTTTCAGCCtttctcagaacaagctgtttctgtgtccgtggctttaaatgttaatgagctgtctgatgCCTctcctgaccacacccctctcaggaaatggatgtggccctcctgatgttacaatgttataGACACTTTTACCCAAACTTAAGGACCTTacagggatttgaaccatcaatctcccagaccttAGTCAGCAgagtaacccactgagctattcAGCATCTTAGCTAGCAGCTGAGAgtaagatcaggagaggagagtggaactttcttccaagcggggagggccaactaaCTCCTCACTTGAGGTcgtgagggtaaaatctgagaacggcttgtttcaacACTCATTTTCTGAATGGTGAAGAAGGACAGGGTGGAAGGGaatagatttttctggtatttgaggggattgcgaacaggtcaggggcacatatttttgctagaaaagcttgaaaaagtgattttcgcaaaatatgtcctctttaattAATGGCAGATATATCACCATTTTCCAATTCTGCAAATGTACCATGGATTTATGTCCAATTGCTTTCATGCTGTTGGATAATGCAGCTGGAATTTTTAGCATAACCTATAATCATATGTGCAGTAATAGAAGGCCTACTTCATTcatatttcaaacatatttttaagaaataaattgCCATTAAAGGAATTTGTGTAAAAGGTCATTACAGctggaaaaacatccaaatttaAATTGTTTATCTTAATGAATTACAATATTATGAACGGGTAGTGCCAGGCACAGAAAGAACAGCAGCAGCTAATTATCTGTGAAAGGGGTGAGGGTTGAAAACATGGTTCATGTATAGAGTGATTCTGTTCATGTTTGGGGTCAAAGCTGAATGAAAACACAGCTGGATAAAATCAGGGTCACAGCTGGTTAGAAACAGGACTACAGTTGCTGCAGGCACAGTGTCTAAAACAGAATCTCCCATCTGCTACAGCCCTGATCACTTGTGTCTTTAAACAACTATAAAATTAGATGGCATGAATTATTTTAGaatgtgagaaaataaatgTCCCTGCTGTCTTGCAGACAACAATCAGCTGTCGCATTGCCGTGGTGATGATGCAGTACAGCATCATGGCTAACAGCTACTGGCTGCTGGTAGAAGGCATCTACCTACACAACCTCCTGGTCATCACCGTGTTCACAGAGAGGAACTACTTCAAAATCTACCTGTGCATCGGCTGGGGTGAGCTGGCCTGATGGGTGTCTGTTAATGTACATTTGAGGGAGTGTAGACTGTGTATTAAAATGGACCGAGCAGCACCTGCCAGAGTGTGAAACTAAAAGATTTAGAGGTCTCCCTGCAGACTGGGTTGCAGCATAGACCTTTTGCAAAAGATGTAACTTAGTCTGTTTCATCTGCCCAGCCTCCTGGTCAGCACAGGGCCCCATTATTCAGTGGAGGTTAATGCTATAGCACATTTTGTCTGGGATGGGAAGTGACtaattactgtaactgagtatTTTTTCCATGTACATGTTGAAATGAATACTTTTACTTCTTCTTCAGTaatttttaaccagagtaactgtacttttacaagagtacaatactcttgtactttttcaacctctgttgactacacagttgCACATAGATAGAGAATGATACCACACCACATCGCAGAAACAGTGTtaatatctcagggttaaacatgtGGAGTTGATTTTACCTCCCAACATgcaattttaactccattctgagtgaaacaGTATTTCACTCAAGGACACAGTCAGGGGCGTAGAGGGATTTTGGGCCCACAGaaagaaccccccccccaacttgCTAGCCAAGCAACGAATGTTGCATCATTTCACaaatattatacattttaatgtatttttgaagcataaatTCCCCATTtctgagcaatatttttactatggttaaactgaatttactttcattattttgcagtgctggactataccatttggaaatttttaagggaggagcagaggccccccagtattcatcttactctatttgatacaaatttcagatttcagtctgttgaccaattcatttggtgacttttgattcaataatgacactaattaataagaaaaatagataaaaacacacttttcattgcaggctcctcaagggcccctccctactgtgggcctgggtaatcagttcCCCCCATGCTACGCCCTTGGTCACAGTTATTTGACGTGTTGGAGTTATCTGACAGTGTTCATTCACCAGTGTTCTTCTGTCCATGTTTCTGATggattgttgttgctttttatgtgtgacacatttGAACCATTaatgaagttatccaccaaGTTAGAGTTCCCACCTGTGACTTCAGTGATAAATTTAAGGACACCTTAGAGATTAATCTAACTCTGTATAATTTAATGAActctgtcaattttgctgtgtattttactttattatagaggtgtgattTTACcagaacaacctggttggagatctgtttgcttgttttaataGCCAAGAGTGAAAGATCTTTTGTCTCCCTGTACAACTCATCAGTAACTACTCAGTgtataaagtaaaatttaaatcaaaaacattttaatttacttgagtagatttatagacaagtacttaagtaaattttaatcagagtaactgttcctttacttgagtacaataataGTGTACTTTTTCCAACTCTGTGTTTTGCGTCCTGGAAGTTTAAGCTTGAAATGTCAGTGTACGATGTCTGCAGATTAGCTATGCTCATTAGCTATTAAAGCACTGAATGTGCCAATGAAAACACTCAGCTGAAAACTGACCTCTTAGGAAACTAACGTGAAGATTTTTAGGAACTTAGTTTACAGTGTTTATGTGGCTTGTGACATCACACTATGCACCAATTTCTACAGACtgctgtactcaagtaaaagtacagttactttgatTATGATTTACTGAAGTAGAGGTTAAATTATTTGCAAATAAATGTAtcaaaataacagtaaaaagtatttcatttaaagtttacttaaagtaCTAAATAGCTGCTGAGGAGAATATGGACCTGCacccaggttgttcaggtaaagtcacacctttagTGAAAAGCAACAGCTGAtatgatgtggaatcattctctcaaCTGTCATGTGAGGTTAAAGCTAAACCAACTGCCTCTTTATGACTTATAGTTTTTTTACTCAGttattgatgcttttaaaaatgtaatgaagtgcAATACTTCCAtcaaatatacttaagtaaaagtacatttCTGACTTCAAAATATTCTCAAAGCACAAGTACAAAAAGAAGCTGCTCAATTACTGCAATACTAGTAAATGTGATGAGTTACTTTCAACCTCTGCTCACTGGTGTGTGATACCATTACTTTCTTTTAAGTGCTAATTGGAGTTGCTCTCCCACTAAATTGATGAACAGAGACATCTGAATGGACTACAGAGGTCACGGCTGCTTCATACAACCCCAAAGACACTCATGCTAGCTTTGAAAACAGAAGGTCATCACAAAGGAACAGTGAGAAATATTTCACATGTCAAGGACATTGTTGCTGTTGCTGAGTGAGCTGCTTTGCCCACACACTGAAGGACAAACTATTGTTGACAACGAGTGTTTTTCACACCATGTAACAGAGTTATTTCGTGTTTTCATGTGGACACATGTTTTTGAAAGCATAGCATACGAATGTGGATTGGATTACTTTTAGGATGGAGGAGggaaacttgttttaaaaatgcctACCTGTGTTTGGACTACAGCTATGTTAACAGAAAAACTCAAATATgcttcaaacacattttttttaaacagaaatctGTTATGAATGTCTAATATAGTCATATCAACTATTGTAAGAGTCTTCACTGTTGGTTTCAATAGAAATATCTAATACAAAAAGAGCTTTCAACTAGATTAGCAGAGTAGAATCGGGAAATATGATGGAAAATAGCTATCCAGTCATAAAACTTTCCATAAGCATGAATGTCAGCTTACAGCCAACACAAAAATCTGAGGAACTTACAAGTTTATTAAGTTAACCATCTTTGGTTAGCAGGAAGGGTTCCAGCTGCCAGTTTAACTCTTCCTGTTACATCACAGTGCAATATGTCAGCGCCTTTCACTGACATGTTTTGGCTTCACCTTTGCACAATGGAAGGGGTGCAGATGCATTGTCCATATAAATATACAGTAAATGTAGTAAAGGGGGCTATCATGCAGGGTTATACAGTGTATGATACTTTGCCCGAGAGACAGCGAAATCCAGTCTAAATGTAAAAGGTTTTATAACTGCTGTACATTATGT contains the following coding sequences:
- the gcgra gene encoding glucagon receptor; translated protein: MSRLFFLLAMLIFSCSIQVSPTATLDKLKESWTLYMEECDRNNSRDPPTTGLVCNRTFDNYACWPDGLPNTTVSVSCPWYLPWYHKVKHGRVYQECDASGQWVMTKNTSECDSNDPSLQYYAYIRIMYTVGYSLSLVALVLALGVLIFFRKLHCMRNNIHMNLFASFILRALSILIKDALLEANITSHDLSRDQDQGFPQASMPPVELLVNNETTISCRIAVVMMQYSIMANSYWLLVEGIYLHNLLVITVFTERNYFKIYLCIGWGAPLIFLVPWVIAKYLYENQECWGQNINMNYWWIIRSPILLAVVINFLIFIHIIKILVSKLRAHQMRYTDYKFRLAKSTLTLIPLLGIHQVVFIFVMDESTKAAIGLRLTKLFIDLFFSSFQGLLVAILYCFVNKEVQSEILKKWKRWKLGRNIEEEYRHTYSNTPNTKTGSLLNHVSRLPHLPDIAKSSAPACSPEETLMLVAGCHNGMMDNKGEGKCGSEGTISNCTLVEDISLADKAQGDKAPREKVESNL